AGCCGGAAAACAGTTAAAAGACGCTGTGAAATAAGTGAATCTAACAACTGAAAAAGCCAATGGATACGAAATCCATTGGCTTTTTTTGATTTATTAGTTAGCTGAATGTGAAGAAACAAGTCTGGTAAGAGTACGTGCCATGACGCCAGTTGCACCAAGCTTGTCCATTGGCTGTTGATTTGTCCTGCCATGCAGTTCCAGCAATATCCAGGTGAACCCATGGTGTATTTTCAACAAACTCTCCAATAAATAAACCAGCTGTAATACTACCACCAAGCTCGTCCTGGTGCATTATTAAGGTCCGCAACATTACTCGTTTTAAGCATATTTTTATATGGCTTATGGCTAGGTAACTGCCAAATCCATTCACCAGCTGTCTCAGAAGCTTCTGTAACCTTTTGCATCCATGCATCGTTATTTGTAATCGCTCCAGTTGTATAATCTCCTAAAGCGACCACTACAGCTCCTGTAAGAGTTGCAACATCAACTAGGTAATCAACGCCAAGCTGACGAGCGTACGCAACACCATCTGCAAGAATTAAGCGACCTTCTGCATCCGTATTACGAATTTCGATCGTTTTACCTGTCATCGCACGAATCACATCACCCGGCTTCAAAGCAGAGCCATTAATCATATTCTCTGCTGAAGGGATAACCGCTACAACATTTACTTTTGGTTTAAGTTGACCAATAGACTCCATAGCTCCAAGTACAGCACCTGCGCCACCCATGTCCATTTTCATTTCATGCATTCCCGCAGTTGGCTTAAGTGATACTCCACCTGCATCAAATGTCATTCCCTTACCAACTAAACCAATTGCATTCTCCCACTTGTCTGTCCCTTGATATGTTAAGACAATCATTTTGGCAGGTTGATCACTTCCCGCTGTAACAGCAAGTAACGCACCCATACCAAGTCTCTTCATGTCTTCTTCCTCAAGAACCTCAATCTTAAAACCATAACGCTCAGATAGTTTCTGCGCTTCCTCAGCTAAATCTGTAGGTGTTAAAAGATTTGCAGGTGTATTTACAAGTGTTCTTGCGTAATTTGTACCCTCTGCATAAGCTTTTCCCTCTTCAGCCGCGTCTACAACATCTTCAGAAGCATTTGTATAAAGAGTAACAGATTCTACTTTTTTATCTGGTTTATTTGACTTTTCCTTATAATCAACAACTTCATATGTACTTAAGGCTAATCCTTCACCAATTAAAAAAGCAAGTTCGCTTACACTGATATCATCCGTTTGCAACGCATCCACGCTGATCGCAACATCCGTTACACGATCTTCATTTAGTTTTTTACCAATCTTGCCTACAAGATCACGAATTCCTTGAGCATCCAATTCATTTTTGTTGCCTAAGCCAATTGTATATACAGTAGCTGTTTTCGCTTGACCAAATGTATAAAATGAACGAAGCTCTCCCTTATCAGATGAAAGCAATCCTTGTTTCTTTAATTCACCTATTTGGCCATTCACGATTTCGTTAAGCTCAGAAGCTCCTGAATCTAATTCCCCATTTTTTAATAGTCCAATAACAAACACGTCATGTGTTGCTTCTTTTGAAAACTGTGCCGCTTGTTTATACAAACTAACCCCTCCTTATTATTACACTAGTATAACATGTTTTGCTAAAAAACAGCGTAATCTAATATTGACTATCTTTTTAATCTATAAGGTGACTGTGCTATAATAATGGTAATGAATACGTGATTTTGTTTCGTAGGAAAGGACGTCATTGCATACATGGAGATTTTGCAAAACTTCCCTTTATGGTCTGCATTAATTGCCATCATTGTGGCTCAATTTATTAAAATCCCCCTAGCTTTTATTGCAACAAGAAAGCTTAACTTTGAACTTTTCACCAGCACCGGTGGCATGCCTAGCTCTCACTCTGCAGCTGTTACTGCCTTATCTACAGCCGTTGCCATTGAACTTGGTCTTGATTCCCCTGTATTTGCAGCAACAGCCATTCTAGGTATCATTGTGATGTTTGATGCAACAGGAGTCAGAAGACACGCTGGTTATCATGCAACCGTTCTTAATCAACTCGTTGCTGATTTTAACAAGCTAGTTGATGAGGTCAAGTCATGGCCGAAAAAAGAAGATGCAGACAAACTAAAAGAACTACTAGGCCATCAGCCAATTGAAGTATTTTTTGGAGCTCTACTCGGCGTATTTTTAACACTTGGTTTATATGCTTGGATTTTCTAAATGAAAAAGGCAAGAATTCGATTAAATACGAATTCTTGCCTTTTTTCTTTTCTATAGATAAAAGACCTTTTCACAAATGAAAGGGTCTCAGACAGTTTTAAGAATCAATTTGTCCTCTAAATACTTGAACAGCTTCATCTTCATTCATCGCTTCTAGTTCTTCTTGGCTTAATGAACCCGATCCTTTTTCTACAATAAAGACATCCAGTTCTTTTTTACCCAAGCGTTCATAGACGTCATCAACTGTATGATAATATAAGTCAATTTTGTCACCTTTAATAGCTGAACCGGTATCTGCCACTACCCCATATCCATAACCCGGAATGAAAAGAACCGTACCGATTGGGAAGACATTTGTATCAGCTGCAATAGTTGAAAAGACGTCTCTTGTAACGGGTACACCTGAGAAAGTTATGCCATATGCTTCATCGCCAGGAACCTTTCCAGTCGACTCATATCCCGCCGTATAACCAGTGGCTTCCACATGATGCACGGGGTACTTCGACCAGTCTTCCAAGCGAATCAAGTGCACTTTGTTCTGTTTCTTCAGCAGTAACCTGCTCTGACAAGATAGCTTGAGCCGTTTGATATTGTGGTAGCTGTTTTTTAGCTAGAGACACCTGTTTGTATGGATAATTTGCAGCTTGGATATGTCACCTGTTCAGATTTGGTTAATTGGGTTCGCACCCATGTATTTACCTGTTCTGCCTGAACACCAGATATGGTTGTAAATGTTGCCCAAATTGCAATAACTAGCAATACACTCATAATTGCTCGACTTGTAATGTTTCTTGTATGGCGCCTTTTTGGCATATTCAAGAATACTCACTCCTCTCACAGAACAGCTTCTCCAAAATATAGAAGAAGTATTCATATGAGAGAAACTACGTAAACACTCTAAAACATCTGATACCCTCGAACACGCAGCATCTTAATAA
The nucleotide sequence above comes from Alkalicoccobacillus plakortidis. Encoded proteins:
- a CDS encoding divergent PAP2 family protein, yielding MEILQNFPLWSALIAIIVAQFIKIPLAFIATRKLNFELFTSTGGMPSSHSAAVTALSTAVAIELGLDSPVFAATAILGIIVMFDATGVRRHAGYHATVLNQLVADFNKLVDEVKSWPKKEDADKLKELLGHQPIEVFFGALLGVFLTLGLYAWIF